In a single window of the Desulfomicrobium macestii genome:
- a CDS encoding tetratricopeptide repeat protein, with protein MGTYVAASAPGQDTYGATIFDYALSGGKFAALTDDTVFVELIKSVLYHSMGLSKKSFHHFTRLDDLFELLHEDRDARFIICLERRAAEADMSQVMERIMRLCPGAGLIVLTQEVDQYTTALLVEQGAHNIITKPISVASFSEKLAFTIAPQGKLSKLIEKGKKLLESGGWGEALLVAEDILQQKPDSAVGFMIKGDAYLGLDMTSRAEENYQRAVKSAELYLAPLKRLAALYEQAGDAAKQLECLRRLNEISPLNTQRILHIGELEITRGNTAVAEEMFRNVMQLAQREAAEFLSNLSSRIADICANRDPDMAIHYSKKALDLRGDNITAADVATVTILGISLRKQGKWREAIAEYLRVLAVVPGSATLLYNMAMAYSEGGETSKALKAVEKALKLDPALPSSGKNVAFNIGTIFQKAGRNGTDFFKKAYELDPNDKMLWSALKRSQALHENT; from the coding sequence ATGGGTACATACGTTGCTGCTTCTGCGCCGGGTCAGGATACCTACGGAGCCACGATCTTCGATTACGCCCTGTCCGGGGGAAAATTCGCGGCCTTGACCGATGACACGGTCTTTGTGGAGCTGATCAAGTCGGTCCTCTATCACAGCATGGGCTTGTCGAAAAAATCCTTCCATCATTTCACCCGGCTGGACGATCTCTTCGAGCTTCTGCACGAGGACAGGGACGCCAGATTCATCATCTGTCTTGAGCGCCGCGCGGCAGAGGCGGACATGTCCCAGGTCATGGAGCGCATCATGCGACTGTGTCCCGGCGCGGGCCTCATCGTCCTGACCCAGGAAGTGGACCAGTACACCACGGCGCTTCTGGTCGAACAGGGCGCACACAACATCATCACCAAGCCCATTTCCGTGGCCTCCTTCAGCGAGAAGCTGGCCTTCACCATCGCCCCCCAGGGCAAACTCAGCAAGCTCATCGAAAAGGGCAAGAAGCTGCTCGAATCCGGCGGCTGGGGCGAGGCCCTGCTTGTGGCCGAGGACATTCTGCAGCAGAAGCCGGATAGCGCGGTGGGGTTCATGATCAAGGGCGACGCCTATCTGGGCCTCGACATGACCTCCCGGGCCGAAGAGAATTACCAGCGGGCCGTGAAGAGCGCCGAGCTCTACCTGGCTCCGCTCAAGCGTCTGGCCGCGCTCTACGAGCAGGCCGGGGACGCCGCGAAGCAGCTTGAATGTCTGCGCCGCCTGAACGAGATCAGCCCGCTCAACACGCAGCGCATCCTGCATATCGGAGAACTCGAGATCACACGCGGCAATACCGCCGTGGCCGAGGAGATGTTCCGCAACGTGATGCAGTTGGCGCAGCGCGAGGCCGCCGAGTTCCTGTCCAACCTGTCGAGCAGGATTGCCGACATCTGCGCCAACCGCGATCCGGACATGGCCATCCACTATTCGAAAAAGGCCCTGGATTTGCGGGGCGACAACATCACGGCGGCCGACGTCGCCACCGTGACCATCCTTGGCATATCCCTGCGCAAGCAGGGCAAATGGCGCGAAGCCATCGCCGAGTACCTGCGCGTGCTGGCCGTTGTGCCCGGCAGCGCGACCCTGCTCTACAACATGGCCATGGCCTACAGCGAAGGCGGCGAGACGAGCAAGGCGCTCAAGGCGGTGGAGAAAGCCCTGAAGCTTGATCCCGCATTGCCTTCTTCGGGCAAGAACGTGGCCTTCAACATCGGCACCATCTTTCAGAAGGCGGGGCGAAACGGGACGGATTTTTTCAAGAAAGCCTACGAACTGGACCCCAACGACAAGATGCTCTGGTCCGCGCTGAAGCGGTCCCAGGCGCTGCACGAAAACACCTGA
- a CDS encoding type VI secretion system amidase effector protein Tae4 has protein sequence MKPSYSLLELNYPAALAPCSGAWANQCAIRLSIALQQAGVSFSGYGDPTCVHGHARGAESLANFLWRSIGPAFKYSKNAQSKIAHQKGIVFFKDISGFRGGQGDHIDLWNGYGTKSGEYFQESGEVWFWPL, from the coding sequence ATGAAGCCCAGTTATTCCTTGTTGGAACTCAACTATCCAGCCGCGTTGGCGCCGTGCTCCGGGGCATGGGCCAACCAATGCGCCATTCGCCTGAGCATTGCGCTCCAGCAAGCCGGAGTATCCTTTTCCGGCTACGGTGACCCGACATGTGTTCATGGTCACGCTCGTGGAGCCGAATCGCTGGCGAATTTTCTGTGGAGGTCGATCGGGCCTGCTTTCAAATATTCTAAAAACGCTCAGTCAAAGATCGCTCATCAGAAAGGCATTGTCTTTTTCAAGGACATCAGCGGGTTCCGCGGCGGGCAGGGAGACCACATCGACCTCTGGAACGGTTATGGAACCAAGTCTGGCGAGTATTTTCAAGAGTCCGGGGAGGTTTGGTTTTGGCCGCTGTAA
- a CDS encoding Rpn family recombination-promoting nuclease/putative transposase, whose amino-acid sequence MNPVNNVHDTLFRQTMSHKDVAADFLRNYLPENVTRHLLLDTLSIGKDTFVGGDQREHYSDMLYSVRLAGGKSAYVYLLFEHKSSPDRFVALQLLRYMLEIWELHRKQNKGAKTLPLILPIVVYHGRTRRQAVRLLELMGLPDSDLGRYVPDFDQAFYDFSPDSEEEIKGAILLRLALTCLRAKNNPTVERHVREIFRMLRELGDDAPSLQWLTTIAGYVFQTMDIDRDVMHTIVRETLGPGKEEAVMTIAERLRSEGRTEGRMQGRTEGRMQGRTEGEVLGRYAVLQRQLTKRFGLSILDLRTQERLSTATAGQLDLWAERILDARTIEDVFREY is encoded by the coding sequence ATGAACCCGGTCAACAACGTCCATGACACACTCTTCAGGCAAACCATGAGTCACAAGGACGTGGCTGCGGACTTTCTTCGCAACTACCTGCCCGAAAACGTGACCAGACATTTGCTTTTGGACACTCTGTCCATTGGCAAGGACACCTTCGTAGGTGGGGATCAACGAGAGCATTATTCAGACATGCTTTACTCGGTTCGGCTTGCGGGCGGGAAATCTGCGTACGTGTACCTGCTTTTTGAACACAAGAGCAGCCCCGACCGTTTTGTCGCGCTGCAACTGTTGCGCTACATGCTCGAAATCTGGGAGCTTCATCGCAAGCAGAACAAGGGCGCAAAGACCTTGCCGCTCATCCTTCCCATAGTCGTCTATCATGGCCGTACCCGCAGGCAGGCCGTCAGACTTCTGGAACTCATGGGCCTGCCGGATTCGGATCTTGGTCGATACGTGCCGGATTTCGATCAGGCCTTTTATGATTTTTCTCCAGACTCGGAGGAAGAGATCAAGGGAGCCATCCTCTTGCGCCTCGCGCTGACGTGCCTGAGGGCCAAGAACAATCCGACCGTTGAGCGACATGTGCGTGAGATCTTCCGGATGTTGCGCGAACTTGGAGATGACGCGCCTTCGCTGCAATGGCTGACGACCATTGCAGGATACGTGTTTCAGACCATGGACATCGACCGTGACGTCATGCACACTATCGTCAGAGAAACTCTCGGACCGGGAAAGGAGGAAGCAGTCATGACAATCGCGGAACGTTTACGCAGCGAAGGTCGGACGGAAGGTCGGATGCAGGGACGGACGGAAGGTCGGATGCAGGGACGGACGGAAGGCGAAGTTCTGGGACGGTACGCGGTTCTTCAGCGCCAACTCACCAAACGCTTCGGCCTGAGCATCCTGGACCTCCGCACCCAGGAGCGTCTGAGCACCGCCACGGCCGGTCAACTCGATCTCTGGGCCGAACGCATCCTGGACGCAAGGACAATCGAGGATGTGTTCCGCGAATACTAG